The following are from one region of the Planctomycetota bacterium genome:
- a CDS encoding response regulator transcription factor produces the protein MSLGRVLVVEDDGAIRRGLVDLLRISGYAPLEAPDGRSGLELATGAEVDLVLLDILMPKLDGWGVLSELRRAKPALPVIMLTAKGEESDRVRGLRDGADDYVVKPFSPKELLARVEAVLRRSPERPRGVARTTIAGRSIDFDRREITLPDGTREQLSEREAEVLSYLVTNRGRAIARDELLSRVWGLDPRGVQTRTVDMTIARLREVLRDDPASPVVIVTVRQRGYMLAPGEGGEVA, from the coding sequence ATGTCGCTGGGGCGAGTGCTGGTGGTAGAGGACGACGGCGCGATCCGGCGCGGGCTGGTCGATCTGCTGCGGATCTCCGGGTACGCCCCGCTCGAGGCGCCCGACGGACGGTCGGGGCTCGAACTCGCGACCGGCGCCGAGGTCGACCTGGTGCTGCTCGACATCCTGATGCCCAAGCTCGACGGATGGGGCGTGCTGAGCGAGCTGCGCCGGGCGAAGCCCGCGCTGCCGGTCATCATGCTCACCGCCAAGGGCGAGGAGAGCGACCGCGTGCGGGGGCTGCGCGACGGCGCGGACGACTACGTCGTGAAGCCCTTCAGCCCGAAGGAACTGCTCGCGCGTGTCGAGGCCGTGCTGCGCCGCTCGCCCGAGCGTCCGCGGGGCGTGGCGCGCACGACGATCGCCGGGCGCTCGATCGACTTCGACCGGCGGGAGATCACGCTGCCCGACGGCACGCGCGAGCAGCTCTCCGAGCGCGAGGCCGAGGTGCTGTCGTACCTGGTGACGAACCGCGGGCGCGCGATCGCGCGCGATGAGCTGCTCAGCCGCGTGTGGGGGCTCGATCCCCGGGGCGTGCAGACGCGCACGGTCGACATGACCATCGCCCGCCTGCGCGAGGTGCTGCGCGACGACCCGGCCTCGCCGGTGGTGATCGTCACCGTCCGCCAGCGCGGGTACATGCTCGCGCCGGGCGAGGGCGGGGAGGTCGCCTAG
- a CDS encoding HAMP domain-containing sensor histidine kinase, whose protein sequence is MPRARWSIIVFVAGVCGVLGALAWMTTHALRLERLELEARRQARYQESLRLALWRMDAKVTPLIAREAARPFFHYQPFYEPEHAYSRLAGRADAGAVLVPSPLLQGAEGFVRLHYERGPDGALVSPQAPAPRDLDVALGAQLTGYVAAASEADFKRLSGFMGDTRKNVALGEADAAPADDLPVASQDAQRVQSASGPQLDQSYSEYTQRQSTVTSANVPGQRRDRAAETDKAPPGPSTGREMNKAASERAKDETGASGLSAPNAAEPPAPEGIDGERDEVWTGPFAPRWVVDENGVPQLLFEREVRLGEQRVVQGFWLDWGALRDDLLAGARDLFPKAELRPLLGGVEGVDAGVLARTLAAIPAELAAPALPEVRMPLVTPVRTTLMLTWALALAAVVVLALVMRASVELAERRGQFVSAVTHELRTPLTTFVMYSQMLADGLVSDEDARRSYIGTLRTESQRLARIVESVLDYARLSKRRRPSTVRARLTAEQIVDGLAPVLRARCEQSGMELVVDRESLLDFPVTTDPPTLERILYNLVDNACKYAASGDDRRVHLVARMERRDLVLAVRDHGPGIAAPERTQVFRAFTRGSRQQDGSIPGLGLGLALAQGLARELGGDLRLASSGAAAGAGAGHGAEFEVRLPRD, encoded by the coding sequence GTGCCCCGGGCACGCTGGTCCATCATCGTGTTCGTCGCCGGGGTGTGCGGCGTGCTCGGGGCGCTCGCGTGGATGACCACGCACGCCCTCCGCCTCGAGCGGCTGGAACTCGAGGCCCGGCGCCAGGCGCGCTACCAGGAGTCGCTGCGCCTGGCGCTCTGGCGGATGGACGCGAAGGTCACCCCCCTCATCGCGCGCGAGGCCGCCCGACCGTTCTTTCACTACCAGCCCTTCTACGAGCCCGAGCACGCGTACTCGCGCCTCGCCGGTCGCGCCGACGCCGGCGCGGTGCTCGTCCCCTCGCCCCTCCTGCAAGGCGCCGAGGGCTTCGTGCGCCTGCACTACGAACGCGGCCCGGACGGCGCGCTGGTCTCTCCGCAGGCGCCCGCGCCGCGCGATCTCGATGTCGCGCTGGGCGCCCAGCTCACCGGCTATGTCGCGGCGGCCTCCGAGGCCGACTTCAAACGCCTCTCGGGGTTCATGGGCGACACCCGCAAGAACGTCGCGCTCGGCGAGGCGGACGCCGCGCCCGCCGACGACCTGCCGGTCGCCTCGCAAGACGCCCAGCGGGTTCAGTCCGCGTCGGGCCCGCAGCTCGACCAGAGTTACAGCGAGTACACCCAGCGGCAGAGCACCGTCACGTCCGCCAATGTGCCCGGGCAGCGACGCGACCGCGCCGCCGAGACCGACAAGGCCCCGCCGGGACCCAGCACCGGGCGAGAGATGAACAAGGCGGCCTCGGAACGCGCGAAGGACGAGACGGGCGCGTCGGGGCTGTCGGCCCCCAACGCCGCGGAACCGCCGGCGCCCGAGGGGATCGACGGCGAACGCGACGAAGTCTGGACGGGCCCGTTCGCGCCCCGCTGGGTGGTCGACGAGAACGGCGTGCCCCAGCTGCTCTTCGAGCGCGAGGTGCGCCTGGGCGAGCAGCGCGTCGTGCAAGGTTTCTGGCTCGACTGGGGCGCCCTGCGCGACGACCTGCTCGCCGGCGCGAGAGATCTCTTCCCGAAGGCGGAACTGCGTCCGCTGCTGGGCGGGGTCGAGGGCGTGGACGCGGGCGTGCTGGCGCGCACGCTGGCGGCGATCCCGGCGGAACTGGCCGCCCCGGCGCTTCCCGAGGTGCGCATGCCCCTCGTCACCCCGGTGCGGACCACGCTCATGCTGACGTGGGCGCTGGCACTGGCGGCGGTTGTCGTGCTGGCGCTGGTGATGCGCGCGTCGGTAGAACTGGCGGAGCGGCGCGGGCAGTTCGTGTCTGCAGTCACGCACGAACTGCGCACGCCCCTGACAACGTTCGTCATGTACAGCCAGATGCTCGCCGACGGGCTGGTGAGCGACGAGGACGCCCGACGCTCCTACATCGGCACGCTGCGCACCGAGAGCCAGCGCCTCGCCCGCATCGTGGAGAGCGTGCTCGACTACGCGCGCCTGAGCAAACGCCGGCGTCCGTCCACCGTGCGCGCCCGCCTGACGGCCGAGCAGATCGTGGACGGGCTGGCCCCGGTGCTCCGCGCCCGCTGCGAGCAGTCGGGGATGGAACTGGTGGTCGACCGCGAGAGCCTGCTGGACTTTCCCGTGACGACCGACCCGCCCACGCTCGAACGCATCCTCTACAACCTCGTCGACAACGCGTGCAAGTACGCCGCCTCCGGCGACGACCGGCGGGTGCACCTGGTGGCGCGGATGGAACGGCGTGACCTGGTGCTCGCGGTGCGCGACCACGGGCCGGGGATCGCCGCCCCCGAGCGCACGCAGGTGTTCAGGGCGTTCACCCGCGGCTCGCGCCAGCAGGACGGCTCGATCCCCGGCCTTGGGCTGGGTCTGGCGCTCGCGCAGGGGTTGGCGCGTGAACTCGGGGGCGACCTGCGCCTGGCGTCGTCGGGGGCCGCGGCGGGGGCGGGCGCCGGGCACGGGGCGGAGTTCGAGGTCCGCCTCCCGCGCGACTAG